The genomic segment CATAACATTAAAGTCCAAACCGTTCTAACCGATAATGGTCGTGAGTATTGTGGAAGAGAAGACCAACATCCTTTCGAATTATTTCTTCAGTTAGAAGACATCGAACATCGGACCACTAAAGTTCGCAGGCCTCAAAGCAACGGATACGTGGAACGTCTTCACAGAACTTTACTTGATGAGCACTTCAGGATCGCCGGTAGAACTAAATTTTATGAGTCGATCGAAGAGATGCAGATCGATCTGCATCTCTTCTTTGAAGAATACAATTACAAGAGGGCGCACCAAGGTAGAAACATGAACGGAAGAACTCCTTTTCAAGTCTTCATTGAGGGCATTAAGACAGAAGAATCGGAGGTCCACCAAGCAGAAAATTAGAACAAGCGTTCAGAAGAAGTGTCAGGTGAATACTAACATTGTACAGTCTTTATATGAATGCATAAAGTTTTTCACACTTGTCTATCGTAGGAATAAATTGAGCATTTAATAATGAAGCGAGTCTCATAGTATTTAAAACCATTGTGCAGCTCATATTATGAGCCGTCCGAACCAAATGCAAACTATCTCTTTCCAATCTCTTCCGATCTTCTTTAGTTTTCTTAAAAACCGAGGCACCAAATGGCCCGCCGTGAACAAAAGATGAATAGTTTGAATAAAGCGGGATTATTTGTTGAAGATATTTATTTTGCCCATTACCGTAAGCAGAGGGCCTACTATTTAAATAGCTTATTATATTCTTA from the Leptospira wolffii serovar Khorat str. Khorat-H2 genome contains:
- a CDS encoding integrase core domain-containing protein, whose amino-acid sequence is HNIKVQTVLTDNGREYCGREDQHPFELFLQLEDIEHRTTKVRRPQSNGYVERLHRTLLDEHFRIAGRTKFYESIEEMQIDLHLFFEEYNYKRAHQGRNMNGRTPFQVFIEGIKTEESEVHQAEN